Proteins encoded together in one Streptomyces roseifaciens window:
- a CDS encoding condensation domain-containing protein → MIQVSVEDVEIAPGHVFEWAVVSSKMVGSAGSPRPGAATTYNQAKHFAVAQDAHRANDTVCAYVAGTFDLPGPVDREALGSAMLHFVRRHEVLRSSFQQLVGEVSCDVLGPDDVELKEHDMGFVGSADGVREHLHRTFQQVDPLSWPLIRMGAVVRDDSATVWFACDHLVTDGLSTPIAVHDIAAAYEAFANGRTPALPETGSYLDFSREQRRRNVSLDADDARLDRWKTFMAGGDSFFPRFPLDLGAEPGRMYPAVNETEKLLAADELEKLEATCRAVGGRLFMGLLGAVGVSLRKEGGPDVYRGIMPVSERGRGPYAHTMGWFINTMPIAFSVAEDQDFAAVMANVRAASAEMQQHVDVPFVKAWQLLAPVEYTKIRYWPYAVNFFSYLDFRRSPGARHHVPRQARKHVWLSRTNGFCFWLHRTDTGLYMNSIYVGTPEARRTVSGLRRTLTRTLENMTGSGTF, encoded by the coding sequence GTGATCCAGGTATCCGTCGAGGATGTGGAAATCGCCCCAGGGCACGTCTTCGAATGGGCGGTGGTCTCTTCGAAAATGGTCGGCTCCGCCGGGTCGCCCCGGCCGGGCGCGGCCACGACGTACAACCAGGCGAAACATTTCGCCGTCGCGCAGGACGCGCACAGAGCGAACGACACCGTCTGCGCCTACGTCGCCGGGACCTTCGATCTCCCCGGGCCCGTGGACCGCGAAGCACTCGGCTCTGCGATGCTGCATTTCGTCCGGCGCCACGAGGTGCTGCGCTCCAGCTTCCAGCAGCTCGTCGGCGAGGTGTCCTGCGACGTCCTCGGGCCGGACGACGTGGAGCTCAAGGAGCACGACATGGGGTTCGTCGGCTCCGCCGACGGCGTGCGGGAGCATCTGCACCGCACGTTCCAGCAGGTCGACCCGCTGTCCTGGCCGCTGATCCGCATGGGCGCCGTGGTCAGGGACGACTCCGCCACGGTCTGGTTCGCCTGCGACCACCTCGTGACCGACGGCCTGTCCACGCCGATCGCCGTGCACGACATCGCCGCGGCCTACGAGGCGTTCGCGAACGGCCGCACCCCCGCCCTCCCGGAGACGGGCAGCTACCTCGACTTCAGCCGCGAGCAGCGCCGCCGAAACGTCTCCCTGGACGCCGACGACGCCCGGCTGGACCGCTGGAAGACGTTCATGGCGGGCGGCGACAGCTTCTTCCCGCGCTTCCCCCTGGACCTCGGCGCGGAGCCGGGCCGCATGTACCCCGCGGTCAACGAGACCGAGAAGCTGCTCGCGGCCGACGAGCTCGAGAAGCTGGAGGCCACGTGCCGCGCCGTCGGCGGCAGGCTCTTCATGGGGCTCCTGGGCGCCGTCGGCGTGTCCCTCAGGAAGGAGGGCGGCCCGGACGTCTACCGGGGCATCATGCCGGTCAGTGAACGCGGCCGGGGCCCCTACGCGCACACCATGGGCTGGTTCATCAACACCATGCCCATCGCCTTCTCCGTCGCCGAGGATCAGGACTTCGCGGCCGTCATGGCCAACGTGCGCGCCGCGTCGGCCGAGATGCAGCAGCACGTCGACGTACCGTTCGTGAAGGCGTGGCAGCTGCTGGCCCCGGTGGAGTACACGAAGATCCGCTACTGGCCGTACGCCGTGAACTTCTTCTCCTACCTCGACTTCCGGCGGTCGCCCGGCGCCCGGCACCACGTGCCCCGGCAGGCCAGGAAGCACGTCTGGCTGTCGCGCACCAACGGCTTCTGCTTCTGGCTCCACCGCACGGACACCGGCCTGTACATGAACTCGATCTACGTCGGCACGCCCGAGGCCCGGCGCACGGTGTCCGGTCTCCGGCGGACGCTCACGCGCACGCTGGAGAACATGACCGGCTCGGGGACGTTCTGA
- a CDS encoding LppU/SCO3897 family protein has protein sequence MSAEVTVSLTPREASSGAVRPVDLPWGTIRVRIPPLPGGGLIRIATPQGEVLVRVVVTAGRRGRLTPKLIGLAAAAGVLAGLVVLSDRDDRSSSADSPPPAAGSSASSAFGAPAGQTPFASPTPYGGAAPTPHRSLPALEPPAPARPHDLGTCLDGESVPPSAGTVSVDPFRVVSCSSPKAHYRVVQTFHGTRDRSRCKSVAESQYAYSSWSSRGGRTLWEAVYCLVGLGSYAR, from the coding sequence GTGTCAGCAGAAGTCACTGTCAGCCTCACCCCGAGGGAGGCGTCCTCGGGTGCCGTCCGCCCCGTCGACCTGCCGTGGGGGACGATCAGAGTGCGCATACCCCCGCTCCCGGGCGGCGGTCTCATCAGGATCGCCACGCCGCAGGGCGAGGTGCTGGTACGTGTCGTGGTGACGGCCGGGCGGCGCGGCCGTCTGACGCCGAAACTGATCGGCCTCGCGGCCGCGGCGGGCGTCCTCGCGGGCCTGGTGGTCCTGAGCGACCGCGACGACCGCTCCTCGTCCGCCGACTCCCCGCCGCCCGCGGCCGGTTCCTCCGCTTCCTCCGCGTTCGGTGCACCGGCAGGGCAGACGCCCTTCGCTTCCCCGACGCCCTACGGAGGAGCGGCGCCGACGCCCCACCGTTCCCTACCGGCTCTCGAACCGCCCGCTCCCGCCCGCCCCCACGACTTGGGCACCTGCCTCGACGGGGAGTCGGTCCCGCCGTCGGCGGGCACGGTGAGCGTCGACCCGTTCCGCGTCGTCAGCTGCTCGTCTCCGAAGGCCCACTACCGGGTGGTCCAGACGTTCCACGGGACGAGGGACCGCAGCAGGTGCAAGAGCGTCGCGGAGAGCCAGTACGCGTACTCGAGCTGGAGCAGCAGGGGCGGGCGCACCTTGTGGGAGGCCGTCTACTGCCTGGTGGGGCTCGGCTCGTACGCGAGATGA
- a CDS encoding dienelactone hydrolase family protein, translated as MVSEEVLIPTDGPALVGDLAVPGSARAVVLFAHGSGSSRMSPRNRAVAATLQEAGLATLLMDLLSEQEERVDAVTAQHRFDIDLLSGRLAAAIDWLGRDPRTAGLAVHLFGASTGAAAALTAAAQRPDRVRSVVSRGGRPDLADDALGRVRAPVLLIVGGRDYDVLQMNRTAATQLQAPHQVHVVPAATHLFEEPGTLEEVADVACRWFLRPAEAPDGEGQP; from the coding sequence ATGGTCTCCGAGGAGGTTCTGATTCCCACCGACGGGCCGGCGCTCGTCGGTGACCTCGCCGTACCGGGTTCCGCCCGGGCGGTGGTGCTGTTCGCCCACGGCAGCGGCAGTTCCCGGATGAGCCCGCGCAACCGGGCGGTCGCCGCGACGCTGCAGGAGGCCGGCCTGGCCACGCTGCTGATGGACCTCCTGAGCGAACAGGAGGAGCGGGTGGACGCGGTCACGGCCCAGCACCGCTTCGACATCGACCTGCTGAGCGGGCGCCTGGCCGCAGCGATCGACTGGCTCGGCCGGGACCCGCGGACCGCCGGCCTGGCGGTCCATCTGTTCGGGGCCAGTACGGGCGCGGCGGCGGCGCTCACCGCGGCCGCGCAGCGACCGGACCGCGTGCGGTCGGTCGTCTCGCGCGGCGGCCGCCCCGACCTCGCCGACGACGCGCTCGGCCGGGTCCGGGCGCCCGTCCTGCTGATCGTGGGCGGCCGGGACTACGACGTGCTGCAGATGAACCGCACGGCCGCCACGCAGCTGCAGGCACCCCACCAGGTACATGTCGTACCGGCGGCCACCCACCTCTTCGAGGAGCCGGGAACGCTGGAGGAAGTCGCCGACGTGGCATGCCGGTGGTTCCTCCGGCCCGCGGAGGCCCCGGACGGAGAAGGGCAGCCGTAG
- a CDS encoding cupin domain-containing protein, whose product MEDHKQCTVVRTGQYEGVQGGLFGAGISAQSAGAKALCLHRLVMPAGTRGRPHLHEGHESAIFIQSGQVEVWHGEGLAEHVVLHAGDYFHIPADTPHMPVNSSGEDMVCLVARTDPDEQEGVRLLELPDWLEERLGLLTVGVG is encoded by the coding sequence ATGGAAGATCACAAGCAGTGCACGGTGGTCCGCACCGGGCAGTACGAAGGTGTTCAGGGCGGCTTGTTCGGGGCGGGGATCAGCGCCCAGTCGGCAGGCGCGAAGGCGCTGTGTCTTCACCGGCTGGTGATGCCCGCCGGCACCCGGGGGCGCCCGCACCTGCACGAGGGCCATGAATCAGCCATCTTCATCCAGTCGGGTCAGGTCGAGGTGTGGCACGGCGAGGGCCTGGCCGAGCACGTGGTGCTGCACGCGGGCGACTACTTCCACATCCCCGCCGACACCCCGCACATGCCGGTGAACAGCAGCGGCGAGGACATGGTGTGCCTCGTCGCGCGGACGGATCCCGACGAGCAGGAAGGCGTCCGGCTGCTGGAGCTGCCGGACTGGCTGGAGGAACGGCTCGGTCTGCTGACGGTCGGGGTCGGCTGA
- a CDS encoding alpha/beta fold hydrolase gives MNDKPGFTTGTLAVPGATLYYETRGSGPLLLLISGGAGDAGMYAGMFPALAAEYTVVTYDPRALSRSTLDGPLTDQQVQVWSDDARRLLDHLAPGEEAGVMGCSSGAVVALDLLARHPERLRRVVVHEPPLVELLPDPASYRALFAEVRDTYRAEGLGPAMARFSEGVGEPVTAEEAEQATELPPEVQEMAPRMHANFPVFLEHMLCPFSSSVPDLEALRPAAHKLVPAAGRLSRTQEPFYGPAARLAELFGIPLVEFPGGHLGGVDRAKEFGEQLLKTLA, from the coding sequence ATGAACGACAAGCCCGGCTTCACGACCGGCACGCTCGCCGTGCCCGGCGCGACCCTGTACTACGAGACGCGCGGCAGCGGCCCGCTCCTGCTGCTCATCTCCGGCGGCGCGGGAGACGCCGGGATGTACGCGGGCATGTTCCCGGCGCTGGCCGCCGAGTACACCGTGGTGACCTACGACCCGCGCGCCCTGTCCCGCAGCACCCTCGACGGCCCGCTCACCGACCAGCAGGTCCAGGTGTGGAGCGACGACGCGCGGCGCCTGCTCGACCACCTCGCACCCGGCGAAGAGGCGGGGGTGATGGGCTGCAGCTCCGGCGCCGTCGTCGCGCTCGACCTGCTGGCCCGCCACCCCGAACGGCTGCGCCGCGTGGTCGTGCACGAGCCGCCGCTCGTGGAGCTCCTCCCGGACCCCGCCTCGTACCGGGCGCTCTTCGCCGAGGTCCGCGACACCTACCGGGCGGAGGGCCTCGGCCCGGCGATGGCCCGGTTCAGCGAAGGGGTCGGGGAGCCGGTGACGGCGGAGGAGGCGGAGCAGGCGACCGAACTGCCGCCCGAGGTCCAGGAGATGGCCCCCCGTATGCACGCCAACTTCCCGGTCTTCCTGGAGCACATGCTGTGCCCCTTCTCCTCGTCCGTCCCGGACCTGGAGGCGCTGCGCCCGGCCGCGCACAAGCTGGTCCCGGCAGCGGGGCGGCTGTCGCGTACGCAGGAGCCCTTCTACGGGCCGGCCGCCCGGCTTGCGGAACTCTTCGGCATCCCGCTGGTGGAGTTCCCCGGCGGGCACCTCGGGGGAGTGGACCGCGCGAAGGAGTTCGGCGAGCAGCTGCTCAAGACGCTCGCCTGA
- a CDS encoding carboxylesterase/lipase family protein, translating into MLKVLKLSKGQGSMRRARLPRRRRGALAAVLLALSSAVTAAAAAPGGGTPERPVVGTDHGLVRGRAHDGFATYEGIPFAAPPTGGLRWRPPQPARPWRGVREAGEPGPQCLQPPVFGGGAPTGSEDCLHLNVTAPTGPGPARGRPVMVWLHGGGFTYGTGSTYHAERLAVRGGAVVVTVNYRLGTLGFFGHPELKDAPPFGLADQQAALRWVRANAARFGGDPGNVTLFGVSAGGLSTCAQLVSPTAAGLFDKAVLQSGSCMTEYPPGALIPSLPAYRPFVSQHDLRDEGAAAARRLGCPQGAGALDCLRGLSAGKLVTPELNAVFNRPAYGNPLLPTEPARALEAGRFHRVPVMQGANRDEMRMFLGFTLGQYPLRDARDYRARLRNSFGGAAGAVEAEYPLSAYPTPALAWAAVTTDNAWACTTLRADKALARRVPTYAYEFADRTAPVLEGLPDVPGFPYGAAHGFELPYLFVSPLTKQPLTDRQRALADRMTDYWTRFAHTGNPNRLGAPGWPAFHSQAPLAQSLAPGRHGVEPFDVGPAHHCPFWDRHRD; encoded by the coding sequence GTGCTGAAGGTGCTGAAGTTGTCGAAGGGGCAGGGAAGCATGCGGCGCGCCCGGCTCCCGCGCCGCCGCCGAGGCGCTCTGGCCGCCGTGCTCCTGGCGCTGTCGTCCGCCGTCACCGCGGCCGCCGCAGCGCCGGGGGGCGGCACGCCGGAGCGCCCGGTCGTCGGGACCGACCACGGGCTCGTACGGGGCAGAGCGCACGACGGCTTCGCCACGTACGAGGGCATTCCCTTCGCGGCTCCGCCCACCGGCGGGCTGCGCTGGCGGCCGCCGCAGCCCGCCCGCCCCTGGCGCGGCGTGCGGGAGGCGGGGGAGCCCGGACCCCAGTGCCTGCAGCCGCCGGTGTTCGGCGGCGGGGCCCCCACGGGTTCGGAGGACTGCCTGCACCTCAACGTCACCGCACCCACGGGCCCCGGACCCGCCCGCGGGCGGCCCGTCATGGTGTGGCTGCACGGCGGCGGCTTCACCTACGGCACGGGCAGCACCTACCACGCCGAGCGGCTGGCCGTACGGGGCGGCGCCGTCGTCGTCACCGTCAACTACCGGCTCGGAACGCTCGGGTTCTTCGGCCACCCGGAGCTCAAGGACGCTCCGCCGTTCGGCCTGGCCGACCAGCAGGCGGCCCTGCGCTGGGTGCGGGCCAACGCGGCCCGCTTCGGCGGGGACCCGGGCAACGTGACCCTGTTCGGGGTGTCGGCCGGCGGGCTCAGCACCTGCGCCCAGCTGGTCTCGCCGACCGCAGCCGGCCTCTTCGACAAGGCCGTCCTGCAGAGCGGCTCCTGCATGACGGAGTACCCGCCCGGCGCCCTCATCCCGAGCCTCCCCGCCTACCGGCCCTTCGTCTCCCAGCACGACCTCCGCGACGAGGGCGCGGCCGCAGCCCGCCGTCTCGGGTGCCCGCAGGGCGCGGGTGCGCTGGACTGCCTGCGGGGCCTGAGTGCCGGCAAGCTCGTCACGCCCGAGCTGAACGCGGTCTTCAACAGACCGGCGTACGGCAACCCCCTCCTGCCCACGGAGCCGGCACGCGCCCTGGAGGCCGGCCGCTTCCACCGGGTGCCGGTGATGCAGGGCGCCAACCGCGACGAGATGCGCATGTTCCTCGGCTTCACCCTCGGCCAGTACCCCCTTCGCGACGCCCGGGACTACCGTGCCCGCCTGCGGAACTCCTTCGGCGGCGCGGCCGGGGCCGTCGAAGCGGAGTACCCGCTCTCCGCGTACCCCACGCCCGCCCTCGCCTGGGCCGCGGTGACCACCGACAACGCATGGGCGTGCACCACGCTGCGCGCCGACAAGGCCCTCGCCCGGCGCGTCCCCACGTACGCCTACGAGTTCGCCGACCGGACCGCGCCCGTCCTGGAGGGCCTGCCCGACGTGCCGGGCTTCCCCTACGGCGCCGCGCACGGCTTCGAGCTCCCCTACCTCTTCGTCTCCCCGCTCACGAAACAGCCCCTCACCGACCGGCAGCGCGCCTTGGCGGACCGGATGACCGACTACTGGACACGCTTCGCCCACACCGGCAACCCGAACCGCCTCGGCGCTCCCGGCTGGCCCGCGTTCCACAGCCAGGCGCCACTCGCCCAGTCCCTGGCACCGGGCCGGCACGGCGTGGAGCCCTTCGACGTGGGCCCGGCACACCACTGCCCCTTCTGGGACCGCCACCGGGATTGA
- a CDS encoding magnesium and cobalt transport protein CorA, protein MIVDCAHYRDGRRQHEGAMPLEQAAARCAQGGFVWLGMFEPGPAELARVRECFGLHELAVEDARAFHLRPKAEQYEDGTELIILRTARYDDEREEVDTGEISIFLAEHFVITVRQGIASELSGARSRLERRPELLRAGSVSTLWAILDQVVDGYAPVVAELERDIEQIEATVFSGAVAPTERIYSLRREATDFYRAVHPLLAVVTRRLQPGKAPAGLLPYFRDVHDHLLLVNEEVAAQRDLLATVLEANIAVISVEQNKINLRQSATMERLTILASVFLPLSFVVGFFGQNFDWLVTHISSFTAFLVLTLCGLLLPCLLLYVWLRRRRSHPAPPVPEVRDAHPRAEAR, encoded by the coding sequence GTGATCGTCGACTGTGCCCACTACCGTGACGGCCGGCGGCAGCACGAGGGCGCGATGCCGCTGGAGCAGGCGGCCGCGCGCTGCGCGCAGGGCGGGTTCGTCTGGCTGGGCATGTTCGAGCCGGGGCCTGCGGAACTGGCCAGGGTGCGCGAGTGCTTCGGGCTGCACGAGCTCGCCGTCGAGGACGCCCGGGCGTTCCACCTTCGGCCGAAGGCCGAGCAGTACGAGGACGGCACCGAGCTCATCATCCTGCGCACGGCGCGGTACGACGACGAGCGCGAGGAGGTCGACACCGGCGAGATCAGCATCTTCCTCGCCGAGCACTTCGTGATCACCGTGCGCCAGGGCATCGCCAGCGAGCTGAGCGGCGCCCGCAGCCGGCTGGAACGCCGCCCCGAACTGCTCCGGGCAGGAAGCGTCTCCACGCTGTGGGCGATCCTCGACCAGGTCGTGGACGGCTACGCGCCCGTCGTCGCGGAACTGGAGCGCGACATCGAGCAGATCGAGGCCACCGTCTTCTCGGGGGCGGTCGCTCCGACCGAGCGGATCTACTCCCTGCGCCGTGAAGCCACCGACTTCTACCGCGCGGTGCACCCGCTGCTCGCCGTGGTGACCCGCCGCCTGCAGCCGGGCAAGGCGCCGGCCGGACTCCTGCCGTACTTCCGCGACGTGCACGACCACCTGCTGCTCGTCAACGAGGAGGTCGCCGCCCAGCGCGACCTGCTGGCCACCGTCCTCGAAGCGAACATCGCGGTGATCTCCGTGGAACAGAACAAGATCAACCTTCGGCAGAGCGCCACGATGGAGCGGCTGACGATCCTGGCGTCGGTGTTCCTTCCCCTGTCGTTCGTGGTCGGCTTCTTCGGCCAGAACTTCGACTGGCTGGTCACGCACATCAGCAGCTTCACGGCCTTCCTCGTCCTCACCCTCTGCGGACTGCTGCTGCCCTGCCTGCTGCTGTACGTCTGGCTGCGCCGGCGCCGCAGCCACCCTGCCCCTCCGGTCCCGGAAGTGAGAGACGCCCACCCGCGTGCGGAGGCGCGGTGA